From Aedes albopictus strain Foshan chromosome 1, AalbF5, whole genome shotgun sequence, one genomic window encodes:
- the LOC115260908 gene encoding chymotrypsin-1-like → MLRLSVTLLVACVALCSAASLKQGLTKPAQDRSGRIAGGTVAETAQFPFQVALLTADGLHYCGGSILNQRWVVTAGACAVGKTTADIVVFAGSNRLSEGGRRHRVDRVVLHPNFDVELYHNDVAVLRVVEPFIFSDEVQPIAMRAEYAESGLNVTVSGFGRESISNVGDDRLRFVEAQVMPQDECLAAFDENYTPRLEDNTVCTQSAEGEGICLGDAGGPLVHDGHLIGVVSWGIPCGMGMPDVYARVSAHRGWILVHTLV, encoded by the exons ATGCTAAGGTTAAGTGTAACTCTGCTCGTGGCCTGCGTGGCCTTGTGCTCCGCTGCCTCCCTCAAGCAAGGACTAACCAAGCCAGCCCAGGATCGTTCGGGTCGTATCGCGGGAGGAACCGTTGCCGAGACGGCTCAGTTCCCGTTCCAGGTAGCTCTGTTGACCGCAGATGGTCTTCACTATTGTGGCGGATCGATCCTTAACCAGCGATGGGTTGTGACGGCTGGTGCGTGCGCGGTCGGAAAGACCACGGCCGATATCGTCGTCTTCGCTGGAAGTAACCGACTGAGCGAGGGCGGTCGGCGGCACCGTGTCGACCGGGTTGTTCTGCACCCGAACTTCGATGTTGAGCTGTACCACAATGACGTTGCTGTCCTGCGTGTCGTTGAGCCATTCATCTTCAGCGATGAAGTTCAGCCGATTGCTATGCGGGCGGAGTATGCCGAAAGTGGACTGAATGTCACTGTATCCGGATTTGGACGTGAATCG ATTTCCAACGTTGGAGACGATCGGCTGCGCTTCGTGGAGGCTCAAGTGATGCCTCAGGACGAGTGCCTGGCAGCGTTCGACGAGAACTACACTCCCCGGTTGGAAGACAATACTGTGTGCACCCAGAGTGCCGAAGGAGAGGGAATTTGTCTTGGTGACGCTGGAGGCCCGCTCGTTCACGACGGTCACCTTATTGGAGTGGTGTCATGGGGAATCCCGTGCGGAATGGGAATGCCCGATGTGTATGCTCGAGTGTCTGCTCACAGGGGCTGGATTCTGGTGCACACTTTGGTTTAG